A region from the Palaemon carinicauda isolate YSFRI2023 chromosome 9, ASM3689809v2, whole genome shotgun sequence genome encodes:
- the LOC137646344 gene encoding uncharacterized protein: MEAQLDCKIRSELDLELCDYVFCTDSTSVLKYIRNLSARYHTFVNNRVNLIRDLSDITAWRYAKTSVNPADLASRGLDVDSLLESLLWLTGPEFLCQEQDSWPALPDNVKLAELDGDPEVKQSATIFSMVVPEPILVEKIAAKFTARRGAVKRIWSDNGTNFVADDRELKEAL, from the exons atggaagctcaacttgattgcaagatcaggtcagaacttgatttggagttgtgtgactaTGTGTTCTGcaccgacagcacgtctgtcctgaagtacatccgtaacctgtctgcaagataccacacgtttgtgaacaaccgtgtgaacctcatccgcgacctaagtgacatcaccgcttggaggtatgcGAAAACCTCTGtgaaccctgcagacctggcctcgcggggccttgatgtggacagcttgctggagtcattgctgtggctgacaggaccagagttcctgtgtcaagagcaggacagttggccagctcttcctgacaATGTTAAGCTagcagaactagatggagatccagaagttaagcaaTCTGCAAccatcttcagcatggtggtgccggaaccaatcttagtggagaagattgctgccaa atttacggccaggcgaggagctgtcaagagaatatggtcagacaacggtaccaacTTCGTCGCAGatgaccgagagctgaaggaagctctttaa